Proteins encoded together in one Lathyrus oleraceus cultivar Zhongwan6 chromosome 5, CAAS_Psat_ZW6_1.0, whole genome shotgun sequence window:
- the LOC127087110 gene encoding protein GAMETOPHYTE DEFECTIVE 1, with amino-acid sequence MGFFDLNIPYPETSTKSEKSTVESNRTRLAVKAMELGYTGIAYNRTMKGVMSDKHRCSISPLSLTTLLNIVPFLSSSAKLHRDLLGVQSSTPFRQYTRLTVCVENPLQGNALNDGNPILKTYDLVAVKPLNQTAFDVACERMAIDIISIDFSAKLPFRLKQSMVKMATQRGVVFEVSYSGLIADVQLRRQLISGAKLLIDWTRGRDIVFSSAAPSVNELRGPCDVANLLLLFGLSKQEAKASISNNCRVLLANALRRKRFHKEAIRVEVLSSDLASHSKEARHQELQKWDPLSSGEGDILLDDMENSRSISSKAPKTAKAIDFVSVLDSLPSQGYQVQDFVPANDTFSLFSTNKVNFASVAENVNRPTHRPDVCPNQDQSLSLNDITKHHIVRCGNIFEKSIHSGTTDAFRSEVIETETNGAKLELQHSVDSDVQMDEMEKSFITPCKASAVAKATVDSYNNGNLLPVAEIVNQSNPVPNNSTKQPDRLEASLEQDERSLFDTVKTNHDVDCDDVEIDTQTNGTKHLIQNFTDSDVDCAPFEAKARDSQSDLCISSNLLDTVKPHENEKLIISLDDPNNIDEKLEVFTPSIGIIFPAPVHAKDNENNTDVNLNAHFATVHENLPKEDFKTAKHAVLDMNTSTSDAVEVDEMPHRTPSDKMNTEDDSTVAIHSLPEVMMEDTKFGEVNTDSDQLASVPSVSGRSRVKRRTHPLRRTPPLSFPLKRLLNTVPFKRCKKLKRRTNPE; translated from the exons ATGGGTTTCTTCGACCTCAACATACCCTACCCAGAAACCTCCACCAAATCCGAAAAATCCACCGTCGAAAGCAACCGAACAAGACTTGCCGTGAAAGCCATGGAACTAGGTTACACAGGAATAGCTTACAACCGCACAATGAAAGGCGTAATGTCCGATAAACACCGTTGCTCAATCTCCCCACTCTCCCTCACTACTCTCCTCAACATCGTTCCCTTTCTCTCCTCGTCGGCAAAGCTTCACCGTGACCTCCTCGGTGTTCAATCTTCCACTCCGTTTCGGCAGTACACGCGCCTCACGGTTTGTGTTGAGAATCCGTTGCAGGGTAATGCACTTAATGATGGGAATCCTATTTTGAAAACTTACGATTTGGTTGCTGTGAAACCGTTGAATCAGACTGCTTTCGATGTCGCCTGCGAGAGAATGGCG ATAGATATCATTTCAATTGATTTTTCGGCTAAGTTGCCATTTAGGTTGAAGCAGTCTATGGTTAAAATGGCTACGCAGCGAGGTGTTGTTTTTGAAGTTTCATACTCTGGTCTTATTGCTGATGTACAGTTAAGGAGACAGTTAATTTCTGGTGCCAAG CTGTTGATTGACTGGACTCGGGGGCGGGATATTGTATTTTCAAGCGCTGCACCTTCGGTGAATGAACTTCGAGGGCCTTGTGATGTTGCAAACTTGTTGTTATTATTCGGGCTCTCGAAGCAGGAAGCTAAAGCATCTATATCTAACAACTGTAG GGTTCTTTTAGCCAATGCTCTAAGGAGAAAGCGGTTTCACAAAGAGGCAATAAGAGTAGAGGTTTTATCATCCGACTTAGCATCTCATTCTAAGGAAGCTCGACATCAAGAGTTACAAAAGTGGGACCCTCTCTCCAGCGGTGAAGGTGATATCTTGTTGGACGACATGGAAAATTCTCGTTCAATCTCATCTAAAGCACCCAAGACTGCAAAAGCTATTGACTTTGTTTCAGTACTAGACAGCCTTCCGTCTCAAGGTTATCAAGTCCAGGATTTCGTACCTGCAAATGACACTTTCTCGCTCTTCTCAACTAATAAGGTAAACTTCGCGTCCGTTGCCGAAAATGTAAATCGGCCGACACATAGGCCTGATGTTTGTCCCAATCAAGACCAAAGCTTATCGTTGAATGATATAACAAAACATCACATTGTGAGATGTGGCAATATTTTTGAGAAAAGTATACACAGTGGAACTACTGATGCTTTTCGTTCTGAAGTGATAGAGACCGAGACAAATGGCGCAAAGTTGGAACTACAACATTCTGTTGATTCAGATGTACAGATGGATGAGATGGAAAAATCATTTATAACCCCTTGTAAAGCATCAGCAGTAGCAAAAGCCACTGTCGACAGCTATAATAATGGAAATTTACTTCCAGTTGCTGAAATTGTTAATCAGTCAAATCCTGTACCTAACAATTCAACCAAGCAGCCCGACAGGCTCGAGGCTTCTCTCGAGCAAGATGAAAGGTCATTGTTTGATACTGTAAAAACAAATCACGATGTGGACTGTGATGATGTAGAGATTGACACTCAGACAAATGGCACAAAGCACTTGATTCAGAATTTTACCGATTCAGATGTTGATTGCGCCCCATTTGAAGCAAAAGCACGTGATTCACAGTCAGACTTGTGCATCTCAAGTAATTTGTTGGACACTGTAAAACCACACGAGAATGAGAAACTAATCATATCTTTGGATGATCCTAACAATATTGACGAGAAATTAGAAGTTTTTACTCCATCCATAGGAATCATTTTTCCGGCTCCAGTACATGCAAAAGACAATGAAAATAACACTGATGTCAATTTAAATGCACATTTTGCAACAGTGCATGAAAATTTGCCAAAGGAAGATTTTAAAACTGCAAAGCATGCAGTTCTGGATATGAACACATCTACTTCTGATGCTGTTGAAGTTGATGAGATGCCACACCGAACACCTTCTGATAAAATGAACACGGAAGATGATTCCACAGTTGCAATACATTCATTGCCAGAAGTTATGATGGAAGATACAAAGTTTGGTGAAGTGAACACCGATTCTGATCAATTAGCCTCTGTTCCGTCTGTTTCAG GTCGATCGCGAGTGAAGCGAAGGACACATCCACTGCGAAGGACGCCTCCACTTTCATTTCCCTTGAAGCGATTGTTGAATACAGTGCCTTTTAAGAGATGTAAAAAACTCAAGAGGAGAACTAATCCAGAATAA
- the LOC127087109 gene encoding zinc finger protein CONSTANS-LIKE 2, with the protein MYAHSNSNNIPLFSTPFVQQNSIHDFTEFDSFQDTLSQLNNSELSSGYSSYGGSPSPTPSTPIFMQRSISSHSLYHNNGTRRHPLSAFFAELLGSEDTPVRKVSSTGDLQRVKRMQHNHHHHVDSPLSSESSMIIEGMNRVCPYSPEEKKLRIERYKRKRNQRNFNKKIKYVCRKTLADRRPRIRGRFARNGEIDTNNTSVQWSHIGGGEEEDEEDENWINVFDSIVAANLVHDEFQGSSSFGLLY; encoded by the exons ATGTATGCACACTCTAATTCCAACAATATCCCATTATTCTCAACACCTTTTGTTCAACAAAACTCCATCCATGATTTCACTGAGTTTGACTCGTTCCAAGACACTCTCTCCCAACTCAACAACTCGGAATTGAGTAGTGGCTATAGCAGCTATGGTGGATCGCCTTCACCAACTCCAAGTACTCCCATCTTCATGCAGAGAAGCATTAGCAGTCATTCTCTTTATCATAACAATGGGACCCGCCGTCATCCCCTCTCCGCTTTTTTCGCTGAATTGCTCGGCTCTGAAGACACTCCCGTGCGAAAAGTTTCCAGCACGGGAGATCTCCAG AGGGTTAAGAGAATGcaacataatcatcatcatcatgtgGATAGTCCATTGTCTAGTGAAAGTAGCATGATCATAGAAGGTATGAACAGAGTTTGTCCATATAGCCCGGAAGAGAAGAAACTCAGAATTGAAAGATACAAAAGAAAGAGGAATCAAAGAAACTTCAACAAGAAAATTAAG TATGTTTGTAGGAAGACATTAGCGGACAGGAGGCCTCGAATCAGAGGACGGTTTGCGAGGAACGGTGAAATCGATACGAACAATACTTCAGTTCAGTGGAGTCACATTGGTGGTGgagaggaagaagatgaagaagatgagaatTGGATTAATGTCTTTGATTCCATAGTTGCTGCAAATCTTGTTCATGATGAGTTTCAAGGAAGTTCATCTTTTGGTCTATTGTATTAG
- the LOC127082441 gene encoding uncharacterized protein LOC127082441, which produces MVLSWIQRSTSESIAKFVLWIDTAVGVWKNLRIRFSQSDIFRISDIQEDLYQFRQGTLDISEYFTQLKVFWDELENYRPLPCCTCAIACFCGAISSAQTYREQDYVIRFLKGLNDRLSHSKSQIMMMTPLPDIDKAFSLVIQQERELNSATPLDSSEATVTVFHANTQNKGSATNKWKGSSSSTKGGNRVCTHCGRTNHTVDTCFVKHGYPPGYRNRTKLASNTQGSSQSHANTISHIVAQSEGNSTPVFGFTQ; this is translated from the coding sequence ATGGTACTTTCTTGGATTCAGCGTTCAACTTCTGAATCGATTGCGAAATTTGTCTTGTGGATTGATACAGCAGTTGGAGTTTGGAAGAATTTACGAATTAGGTTTTCACAAAGCGATATCTTTCGAATTTCAGATATCCAAGAAGATTTGTATCAATTCCGCCAAGGTACTCTCGATATCTCTGAATATTTCACGCAATTGAAAGTGTTTTGGGATGAATTGGAGAACTATCGTCCTCTCCCTTGCTGCACATGTGCTATCGCTTGCTTTTGTGGTGCAATTTCATCTGCACAAACATACCGGGAGCAGGATTACGTGATTAGGTTTTTGAAAGGCTTGAATGATCGGCTTTCTCACTCAAAGTCTCAAATCATGATGATGACACCTCTTCCTGACATTGACAAAGCCTTTTCTTTGGTCATTCAACAAGAACGTGAATTAAATTCTGCTACTCCTTTGGACTCTTCTGAAGCCACTGTCACTGTTTTTCATGCTAACACTCAAAATAAGGGTTCGGCAACAAACAAATGGAAAGGTTCTTCTTCCTCAACCAAAGGAGGCAACAGAGTCTGCACTCACTGTGGTCGAACAAACCACACTGTGGATACTTGTTTTGTGAAACATGGATATCCACCGGGATATCGAAACCGAACCAAGCTTGCATCTAATACTCAAGGTTCCTCACAATCTCATGCCAACACCATATCACACATTGTTGCTCAATCTGAGGGAAATTCCACACCTGTGTTTGGGTTTACTCAATAG